A genomic window from Peromyscus maniculatus bairdii isolate BWxNUB_F1_BW_parent chromosome 1, HU_Pman_BW_mat_3.1, whole genome shotgun sequence includes:
- the Xndc1n gene encoding protein XNDC1N isoform X1 translates to MAPVKISHVVSFSSQDPKYPVENLLNPDSHRGPWLSCPRDKSGKLKVELQLERVVPISYIDVGNCGCAFLQIDVGRSSWPLDRPFVTLLPATMLMSLADSKEGKNRSGVRMFKDDDFLTPASGESWDRLRLTCSQPFTRHQSFGLAFLRVRSSLDPSADSVVDLPVLGGSGPTQNSSDMLESEPRPWLTNPSIRRTFFPDPQTSTKEISELKGKLKQLQPGPLGRAAHMVLSAANRAPPAGVVSPKNGHGEPGPSHPQSAEPRAEEQNRKNDVGRRKRRKLQDQRPLSTSSSQPDRRRAARTRPRRHRPQTKNDEGVQATGQCPICTGSFSIETLPLHAATCGDSSPSRPSSPSSSSSSSPSVLWVSSPESSPSPSWVQCPICELRFSAREIEEHASMCGEVCPA, encoded by the exons ATGGCTCCTGTGAAGATCAGCCATGTAGTATCATTTTCCTCTCAG GATCCCAAGTATCCTGTGGAGAACTTGCTGAACCCAGACAGTCATAGGGGACCTTGGCTCAGCTGTCCTCGGGACAAGAGTGGGAAACTGAAAGTGGAGCTTCAGCTGGAGAGGGTGGTCCCCATAAGTTACATCGATGTCG GTAACTGTGGCTGTGCTTTCCTGCAGATTGACGTGGGTCGTTCTTCCTGGCCCCTGGACAGACCTTTCGTCACCCTTCTCCCTGCAACCATGCTAATGTCCCTCGCTGATTCAAAGGAGGGCAAGAACCGCTCCGGAGTCCGGATGTTTAAAGATG atGATTTCCTGACTCCAGCCTCAGGAGAATCATGGGATCGACTTCGACTGACCTGCTCGCAACCTTTCACACGTCACCAGTCCTTTGGCCTGGCCTTCCTCCGGGTGCGGTCCTCTCTGGACCCCTCAGCTGACTCTGTGGTGGATCTCCCTGTCCTGGGAGGCTCTGGGCCCACCCAG AACTCTTCGGATATGCTGGAGTCTGAGCCTAGGCCCTGGCTGACTAATCCTTCTATCCGGAGGACATTCTTCCCAGATCCCCAGAC GAGCACCAAGGAAATTTCAGAGCTCAAGGGTAAGCTGAAGCAGTTGCAGCCAGGGCCGCTGGGGCGGGCGGCCCACATGGTGCTTTCTGCTGCCAACAGGGCACCTCCGGCCGGGGTGGTGAGCCCAAAGAACGGCCATGGGGAACCAGGTCCCAGTCATCCACAGAGTGCAG AGCCCAGAgcagaagaacaaaacaggaagaatgatgtgggcagaaggaagagaaggaaattgCAGGACCAAAG ACCGTTGTCCACCTCAAGTTCTCAGCCAGATAGGAGGCGGGCAGCAAGAACAAGGCCGAGGCGGCACCGACCTCAGACCAAGAACGACGAAGGTGTGCAGGCAACTGGACAGTGTCCCATCTGCACAG gcTCCTTCAGCATCGAGACTCTCCCTTTGCATGCTGCCACTTGTGGAGACAGCTCCCCATCCCGGccatcttctccctcctcctcctcgtcttccTCGCCATCTGTGCTGTGGGTGTCCTCCCCAGAGAGCTCACCGTCGCCTTCCTGGGTCCAGTGCCCTATTTGCGAGTTACGGTTCTCAGCAAGAGAAATAGAAGAACATGCCAGCATGTGTGGAGAAGTTTGTCCAGCCTGA
- the Xndc1n gene encoding protein XNDC1N isoform X2 translates to MSIDVGRSSWPLDRPFVTLLPATMLMSLADSKEGKNRSGVRMFKDDDFLTPASGESWDRLRLTCSQPFTRHQSFGLAFLRVRSSLDPSADSVVDLPVLGGSGPTQNSSDMLESEPRPWLTNPSIRRTFFPDPQTSTKEISELKGKLKQLQPGPLGRAAHMVLSAANRAPPAGVVSPKNGHGEPGPSHPQSAEPRAEEQNRKNDVGRRKRRKLQDQRPLSTSSSQPDRRRAARTRPRRHRPQTKNDEGVQATGQCPICTGSFSIETLPLHAATCGDSSPSRPSSPSSSSSSSPSVLWVSSPESSPSPSWVQCPICELRFSAREIEEHASMCGEVCPA, encoded by the exons ATGTCG ATTGACGTGGGTCGTTCTTCCTGGCCCCTGGACAGACCTTTCGTCACCCTTCTCCCTGCAACCATGCTAATGTCCCTCGCTGATTCAAAGGAGGGCAAGAACCGCTCCGGAGTCCGGATGTTTAAAGATG atGATTTCCTGACTCCAGCCTCAGGAGAATCATGGGATCGACTTCGACTGACCTGCTCGCAACCTTTCACACGTCACCAGTCCTTTGGCCTGGCCTTCCTCCGGGTGCGGTCCTCTCTGGACCCCTCAGCTGACTCTGTGGTGGATCTCCCTGTCCTGGGAGGCTCTGGGCCCACCCAG AACTCTTCGGATATGCTGGAGTCTGAGCCTAGGCCCTGGCTGACTAATCCTTCTATCCGGAGGACATTCTTCCCAGATCCCCAGAC GAGCACCAAGGAAATTTCAGAGCTCAAGGGTAAGCTGAAGCAGTTGCAGCCAGGGCCGCTGGGGCGGGCGGCCCACATGGTGCTTTCTGCTGCCAACAGGGCACCTCCGGCCGGGGTGGTGAGCCCAAAGAACGGCCATGGGGAACCAGGTCCCAGTCATCCACAGAGTGCAG AGCCCAGAgcagaagaacaaaacaggaagaatgatgtgggcagaaggaagagaaggaaattgCAGGACCAAAG ACCGTTGTCCACCTCAAGTTCTCAGCCAGATAGGAGGCGGGCAGCAAGAACAAGGCCGAGGCGGCACCGACCTCAGACCAAGAACGACGAAGGTGTGCAGGCAACTGGACAGTGTCCCATCTGCACAG gcTCCTTCAGCATCGAGACTCTCCCTTTGCATGCTGCCACTTGTGGAGACAGCTCCCCATCCCGGccatcttctccctcctcctcctcgtcttccTCGCCATCTGTGCTGTGGGTGTCCTCCCCAGAGAGCTCACCGTCGCCTTCCTGGGTCCAGTGCCCTATTTGCGAGTTACGGTTCTCAGCAAGAGAAATAGAAGAACATGCCAGCATGTGTGGAGAAGTTTGTCCAGCCTGA